One genomic window of Kosmotoga olearia TBF 19.5.1 includes the following:
- a CDS encoding pseudouridine-5'-phosphate glycosidase, producing the protein MKKQPIVALESTVIAHGLPWPTNFETAVSMENKVKEKGAIPKTLGIINGEIKIGLTEKEIEHLAKAKNVMKIGTAEIAAAIALRRNAATTVSATMRLAKNAGIDVFATGGIGGVHRNVPWDVSQDIMELSKTRMIVVCAGFKSILDVERTIEFLETFQVTVVGYQTDYMPLFHTKESEYKVNIRADSPEEIVAIFNEKEKLGIEGAILVANPIPEQSEIPREELEEYIKKAVAQAKENGISGKSLTPFLLSRLTELSGGKTLTANIALLKNNASLAGEIAVALSRGGRD; encoded by the coding sequence ATGAAGAAACAACCCATTGTAGCTCTAGAATCAACGGTAATAGCTCATGGCTTACCATGGCCAACTAATTTTGAAACAGCGGTTTCCATGGAAAACAAAGTAAAAGAAAAAGGTGCCATACCAAAGACATTGGGCATAATAAACGGCGAGATAAAGATAGGCTTGACAGAAAAAGAAATAGAACATCTGGCAAAAGCAAAGAATGTTATGAAGATCGGTACGGCTGAAATCGCGGCAGCCATTGCCTTAAGGAGAAATGCAGCAACCACCGTCAGTGCCACGATGCGCCTGGCGAAAAACGCAGGGATAGACGTTTTTGCTACCGGTGGCATAGGCGGGGTACATCGGAACGTTCCCTGGGATGTTTCACAGGACATAATGGAACTCTCCAAAACACGAATGATTGTGGTTTGTGCCGGTTTCAAGAGCATTTTAGACGTAGAAAGAACTATAGAATTTCTCGAAACCTTTCAGGTGACCGTTGTCGGATATCAAACGGACTATATGCCCTTATTCCACACAAAAGAAAGCGAATACAAAGTCAACATACGTGCTGATTCCCCCGAAGAGATCGTGGCTATATTCAACGAAAAAGAAAAACTTGGAATTGAAGGAGCTATTCTCGTTGCCAACCCCATACCAGAACAATCCGAGATCCCAAGAGAAGAATTGGAAGAATACATAAAAAAAGCTGTCGCTCAAGCAAAGGAAAATGGTATTTCAGGAAAATCCCTGACACCTTTCCTTCTAAGCAGATTGACAGAACTCTCAGGTGGCAAAACGCTCACCGCAAACATTGCTTTACTCAAAAATAACGCCTCACTTGCCGGAGAGATAGCGGTGGCTCTTAGCAGGGGTGGTAGAGATTAA
- a CDS encoding pyruvate carboxylase subunit B — protein sequence MEKVTFTDTTFRDAHQSLLATRVSTNELKEIAPLVDEVGYHAVEIWGGATYDACVRYLFEDPWERLDELRKRFKKTKIQMLLRGQNLLGYKHYADDVVELFVKKMADHGMDIVRIFDALNDFRNIEKTCKEVKKNGMHLQVALAYTISPVHNVEYFVSLAEKAVNLNADSLCIKDMAGLLTPGKAYELVKAIKERFDLPLEIHAHFTTGVADMSYIKAVEAGADILDTAISPLAYGTSQPAVESLWIALHDLGNAYEPDLKLLERIANYFEEVRKRHSDTDVKLTTTKPAILVNQIPGGMYSNLINQLKGQNALHLLNDVLEEVPRVRKDLGYPPLVTPTSQIVGVQAVLNVLSGERYKLITKEVERYVRGYYGKPPAEISPELKERILKDEKAITCRPADLLEPELDKAREKIGILAKTDEDLLTYILLGEVGKKYLLKKYEKELAVDFSTADEYSDTTAVYPI from the coding sequence GTGGAAAAAGTTACTTTCACAGATACAACTTTTCGAGATGCCCATCAATCGTTGCTTGCTACAAGAGTTTCAACAAACGAACTAAAAGAAATTGCCCCCTTGGTTGATGAGGTAGGTTACCACGCTGTTGAAATCTGGGGCGGTGCCACCTATGACGCGTGCGTTAGGTACCTTTTCGAAGATCCCTGGGAAAGACTTGATGAACTTCGTAAACGCTTCAAAAAAACGAAAATACAGATGCTTCTTAGAGGTCAAAATCTTCTGGGATATAAACATTATGCAGATGATGTCGTTGAGTTGTTCGTAAAAAAGATGGCAGATCACGGCATGGACATAGTCAGAATCTTCGACGCATTAAACGACTTTAGAAATATCGAGAAGACCTGTAAAGAAGTAAAGAAAAATGGAATGCACCTGCAGGTGGCGTTAGCTTACACCATCAGTCCCGTTCATAACGTGGAATATTTTGTTTCTTTAGCCGAAAAAGCTGTTAATCTCAACGCAGATTCCCTTTGCATAAAAGATATGGCAGGCCTTTTAACACCCGGCAAAGCCTATGAACTTGTTAAAGCAATCAAAGAAAGATTCGACCTTCCACTGGAAATTCATGCACACTTCACCACGGGGGTTGCGGATATGTCGTATATCAAAGCGGTCGAAGCCGGGGCGGATATCCTGGATACAGCCATAAGTCCCCTGGCTTACGGCACTTCACAGCCAGCGGTTGAAAGCCTCTGGATTGCTCTGCACGACCTGGGAAATGCGTACGAACCTGATCTAAAGCTTCTTGAAAGAATAGCAAACTATTTTGAAGAAGTGAGAAAACGGCATTCGGATACGGATGTGAAACTCACCACAACAAAACCAGCGATTCTCGTGAACCAGATCCCGGGTGGAATGTATTCCAACCTGATCAATCAGCTTAAAGGACAAAACGCGCTACATCTCTTAAACGACGTTCTCGAAGAAGTTCCAAGAGTCAGAAAAGACCTTGGTTATCCACCGCTGGTGACACCCACATCCCAGATTGTTGGTGTTCAGGCGGTGCTGAACGTCCTCTCAGGAGAGAGGTATAAGCTGATAACCAAAGAAGTGGAAAGGTATGTCAGAGGATATTATGGAAAACCACCAGCAGAAATCTCACCCGAACTCAAAGAAAGAATTCTAAAGGATGAAAAAGCGATAACTTGCCGTCCTGCTGATCTGCTGGAACCAGAGCTGGATAAAGCCCGGGAAAAAATAGGAATTCTCGCTAAAACTGATGAAGATCTGCTCACGTATATTCTCCTTGGAGAAGTAGGAAAGAAATACCTATTGAAAAAATATGAAAAAGAACTCGCAGTGGATTTCAGTACAGCCGATGAGTACTCAGATACCACTGCAGTTTACCCAATTTAA
- the mnmG gene encoding tRNA uridine-5-carboxymethylaminomethyl(34) synthesis enzyme MnmG, which translates to MSKTINDYNFDIVVIGAGHAGIEAGLAAAKMGLKTLVLAINLDTVGWAPCNPAVGGPAKGIVAREVDALGGQIAKTTDATMINVRMLNTSKGPAVRALRAQIDKHEYSMEMKRILESQENLFIRSGIASEILVENGKVTGVVTHFGVVYRCRAAVVTSGTFLRGKIFVGQKVFEAGRLGEFPAKALSQSLETLGFTLSRFKTGTPARIQGKSIDFSKMERQDTSDEPLAFSYFDEPRVLPKDYPCWLTHTNPSTHAVIRRDLKFSPLYGDVKLIQSIGPRYCPSIEDKVVKFSSKESHQVFVEPEGKNTDEYYLNGLSTSLPFETQVEMIRTVPGLENAVIVRPAYAVEYDYVTPDQLYPTLESKLVENLYFAGQVIGTSGYEEAAGLGIVAGINAAAKLLGMEQFVPKRSESYIGVMIDDLVTKGVDEPYRLLTSRAEYRLLIRHDNAHIRLSKYGYKYGLIPKWFYEKVLDLERQIEGEIERLNNVVVKPLSTLNNKLVAAGTSPIYQSTRLSQLLKRPQVSYEILKEFDPEPIEDLLLREQVEIQLKYEGYILRMEQELKRFERLEMEIIPPKVNYDEVPNLSTESREKLKKLRPRSIGQAMRIPGITPADIMNLSVYLKSLRNIGEGQKD; encoded by the coding sequence ATGTCCAAAACAATTAATGATTACAACTTTGATATAGTGGTTATTGGTGCGGGGCATGCCGGCATTGAAGCTGGACTCGCCGCTGCAAAGATGGGGTTGAAAACACTTGTTTTAGCAATAAATCTCGATACTGTTGGCTGGGCTCCTTGCAACCCAGCTGTTGGTGGGCCAGCCAAAGGGATTGTAGCTAGAGAGGTGGACGCTCTCGGGGGACAGATCGCAAAAACCACTGACGCCACGATGATAAACGTTAGAATGCTGAATACAAGCAAAGGACCAGCTGTTAGAGCTCTGAGAGCTCAGATCGATAAACATGAATACAGCATGGAAATGAAGAGAATACTGGAATCTCAAGAAAATCTTTTCATAAGGAGTGGAATAGCTTCAGAAATTCTCGTGGAAAATGGGAAGGTTACAGGTGTTGTCACACATTTCGGTGTCGTGTACCGTTGCAGGGCGGCTGTTGTTACCTCCGGGACCTTTCTCAGGGGAAAGATATTTGTAGGTCAAAAGGTTTTTGAGGCTGGAAGGCTCGGTGAATTTCCAGCGAAAGCATTGAGTCAATCCCTTGAGACTCTTGGGTTTACGCTTTCGAGGTTCAAGACAGGAACTCCCGCAAGAATACAAGGGAAGAGCATAGATTTTTCAAAAATGGAGAGACAGGACACTTCTGATGAACCGCTGGCTTTTTCATATTTTGATGAACCCAGGGTTCTTCCCAAAGATTACCCCTGCTGGTTGACCCACACAAATCCTTCTACTCATGCTGTCATAAGGCGTGATTTGAAATTTTCTCCCCTTTACGGTGATGTGAAGCTGATCCAATCGATTGGGCCGCGTTATTGTCCTTCAATAGAAGACAAGGTTGTTAAATTCTCTTCAAAAGAGAGCCATCAAGTCTTTGTTGAACCTGAAGGAAAGAATACAGATGAGTACTATTTGAACGGTCTTTCAACGAGTCTTCCCTTTGAAACACAGGTGGAGATGATCCGTACTGTTCCCGGATTGGAGAATGCGGTTATTGTGAGGCCGGCTTACGCTGTTGAATACGATTATGTCACTCCCGACCAGCTTTATCCGACTTTAGAATCAAAATTGGTGGAGAATCTGTATTTTGCCGGTCAGGTTATCGGCACCAGCGGGTATGAAGAGGCCGCAGGCCTCGGGATCGTTGCGGGTATCAATGCGGCGGCAAAGCTTCTTGGTATGGAGCAGTTTGTTCCAAAACGTTCGGAGTCGTACATAGGTGTGATGATAGATGATCTGGTTACAAAGGGAGTCGATGAGCCTTATCGTTTGTTAACCTCCAGGGCGGAGTATAGGCTGTTGATAAGGCACGACAATGCTCACATCAGACTCAGCAAGTATGGATACAAATACGGGTTGATTCCAAAATGGTTCTACGAAAAGGTTCTCGATTTAGAAAGACAGATAGAGGGAGAGATAGAGAGATTAAACAATGTAGTCGTAAAGCCTTTGAGTACGCTCAATAATAAACTTGTGGCAGCTGGAACATCGCCGATATACCAATCGACGCGTTTGTCTCAGTTGCTCAAAAGGCCCCAGGTGAGCTATGAAATACTCAAAGAGTTCGATCCTGAACCGATAGAGGATCTTTTACTGAGGGAGCAAGTAGAAATACAGCTAAAATATGAAGGATATATATTAAGAATGGAGCAGGAACTTAAACGCTTCGAAAGGTTGGAAATGGAGATAATTCCGCCAAAGGTCAATTATGATGAGGTGCCGAATCTCTCCACTGAGAGCCGTGAAAAGCTGAAAAAATTGAGGCCACGGTCCATTGGACAGGCCATGAGAATTCCGGGGATTACACCGGCAGACATAATGAACCTGTCAGTTTATCTAAAATCTTTGAGGAATATTGGCGAGGGGCAAAAAGATTGA
- a CDS encoding sugar ABC transporter substrate-binding protein: MRKLSLVLFIVLVLVTVLSAKIVIWSSENQIPALQKLAADFEKDYGIKVEIQQVNFGDIKSKFLTAAPAGEGPDIIVGAHDWVGELAKNGLLEPIPYLPDADKYYPVALSAFSYGGKLYGVPYTIESIGIIYNKDLVEEVPTTIAELEEMAKEISDDEIVGFVYDAGNFYFSFPFIAGYGGYIFKETENGLDVNDIGLNNEGAIKGASLIKKWFDEGLIPQGANYNLMDSLFKDGLAAFIINGPWATPWYRDAGIDYGIIPFSDIELEPGVTPKPFVGVQGFMINAKSRNKLEAIEFAVNYIGSFQGQLGMFLGERRGTARSDVFDYVAKDAGPELYDVLQFSKSASVGTPMPNVPEMASVWGAMGDALSIIINGQYTIENALNSAVEKIKTAIEE; the protein is encoded by the coding sequence ATGAGAAAGCTCTCTCTTGTTCTTTTTATTGTACTTGTTCTGGTTACAGTGCTCAGTGCTAAGATCGTGATTTGGTCCTCCGAAAATCAGATCCCTGCACTTCAGAAATTAGCTGCAGATTTCGAAAAAGACTATGGTATTAAAGTTGAGATCCAGCAGGTTAACTTTGGTGACATCAAATCCAAATTCCTCACAGCTGCTCCTGCTGGTGAAGGTCCAGATATTATCGTTGGTGCTCATGACTGGGTAGGGGAACTCGCAAAGAATGGGCTTCTCGAACCCATTCCATATTTACCAGATGCCGATAAATACTATCCCGTTGCTCTCAGCGCTTTCAGCTACGGCGGAAAACTCTACGGCGTTCCTTACACAATCGAATCCATCGGTATAATTTACAACAAGGACCTTGTTGAAGAAGTACCAACAACCATCGCTGAACTCGAAGAAATGGCCAAGGAAATTTCCGACGACGAAATCGTTGGCTTTGTTTACGACGCCGGAAACTTCTACTTCTCCTTCCCATTCATCGCTGGTTACGGTGGGTACATCTTCAAGGAAACAGAAAATGGTCTCGATGTTAACGACATCGGACTCAACAATGAAGGCGCCATAAAGGGTGCATCTCTTATCAAGAAATGGTTCGATGAAGGGCTCATTCCACAGGGTGCTAACTACAACCTTATGGATTCCCTCTTTAAAGATGGCCTTGCCGCTTTCATTATCAATGGTCCATGGGCAACTCCGTGGTACAGAGATGCCGGTATCGATTATGGCATCATTCCGTTCAGCGATATCGAACTCGAACCCGGTGTTACTCCGAAACCATTCGTCGGTGTTCAGGGTTTCATGATCAACGCCAAGTCCAGGAATAAACTTGAGGCTATTGAATTTGCCGTTAACTACATCGGCAGCTTCCAGGGACAGCTTGGCATGTTCCTCGGCGAAAGAAGAGGAACGGCAAGATCCGATGTTTTTGACTATGTAGCCAAAGACGCTGGCCCTGAACTCTACGACGTTCTTCAGTTCTCCAAGAGCGCTTCTGTTGGAACACCGATGCCCAACGTTCCTGAGATGGCATCCGTCTGGGGAGCCATGGGAGATGCCCTCAGCATAATCATCAACGGTCAGTATACCATAGAAAACGCTCTTAATTCAGCGGTTGAAAAGATAAAAACTGCCATTGAGGAATAA
- a CDS encoding amidohydrolase — protein MVEIKKVCFRNAKLYDPKIDSYIKRDLLVVDGVIVEEISKPFVNIDLNDKYVYTGFVDSHAHLIATGKSRHTLDITDVKTAEELKDAIKKAQKYSEIIRGRGWNQETLGFIPNRSFIDSITEIPTILVRRCGHVATVNSKMIEKFNLEELDGMDGSDISKGFLKERALDEFRKRVKLTKAEIKAFLKSGAEEFLKYGVTAVHSDDYHDSDLDDLLEILSVQQLIRIFEKLYLEDASQIKFFDKIKNYQNAFLDLKAAKVYLDGSFGARTAALIEPYADDPEDKGILYMDRYQLKEYVKACEERGIQLTVHVIGDRALEEALAAFEGIKKGNPLKHRLIHVQIASNEQIEKIKELNLKVSVQPIFYPSDREMAISRLGDRRFKQAYPFKKLFEKGIGVSLSTDSPVESSNPFKNLIAAESFFDRKTAFKLYTESGRRQAFSNESGRLIPGEKADFFVTEQDIFTLPKEELSKLSVYMTVVNGEIVYARSE, from the coding sequence GTGGTAGAGATTAAAAAAGTATGCTTCCGAAACGCAAAACTTTATGACCCAAAAATTGATTCATATATCAAAAGGGATTTACTCGTTGTAGACGGAGTTATCGTCGAAGAAATCTCTAAGCCTTTTGTAAACATAGACCTTAACGATAAATATGTCTATACTGGATTTGTAGATTCACACGCCCATCTTATTGCAACGGGGAAGTCCAGACATACCCTCGATATCACAGATGTAAAAACGGCTGAAGAACTCAAAGATGCTATCAAAAAAGCTCAAAAATATTCCGAAATAATTCGTGGCAGAGGATGGAATCAGGAAACACTCGGATTTATACCCAATAGGAGTTTCATTGATAGCATCACCGAAATACCGACCATACTCGTAAGAAGGTGTGGACACGTCGCCACGGTAAACAGCAAAATGATAGAAAAATTCAATCTTGAGGAACTCGATGGTATGGATGGCTCTGATATAAGCAAGGGTTTCTTGAAAGAACGTGCTCTGGACGAATTCCGAAAAAGAGTGAAACTGACAAAAGCTGAAATAAAGGCTTTCCTGAAAAGTGGAGCAGAAGAATTTTTGAAGTACGGAGTAACCGCTGTGCATTCCGACGACTATCATGACTCAGATCTCGATGACCTTCTGGAGATTTTATCTGTTCAGCAATTGATAAGGATTTTTGAAAAGCTGTACCTCGAGGATGCCAGTCAGATTAAGTTTTTCGATAAAATCAAAAATTACCAGAATGCTTTCCTCGATCTAAAAGCCGCTAAAGTCTATTTGGACGGTTCTTTTGGGGCAAGAACCGCTGCTTTGATAGAACCCTATGCTGATGATCCCGAAGATAAAGGTATTCTCTATATGGATCGTTACCAGCTGAAGGAATACGTTAAAGCTTGTGAAGAAAGGGGCATTCAACTAACCGTTCATGTCATAGGTGACAGAGCACTGGAAGAAGCGCTGGCGGCTTTTGAAGGAATAAAAAAAGGCAATCCTTTAAAACACCGGCTTATCCATGTTCAAATTGCCTCAAACGAGCAGATCGAAAAGATAAAAGAACTTAACCTTAAAGTCTCGGTTCAACCCATATTTTATCCATCAGACCGTGAAATGGCTATTTCCAGGCTTGGAGATAGAAGGTTCAAGCAAGCTTATCCATTCAAAAAACTTTTTGAAAAAGGAATAGGCGTCTCGCTTTCTACAGATTCACCTGTTGAGAGCTCGAACCCTTTCAAAAACCTGATTGCTGCCGAGAGCTTTTTCGACAGAAAGACGGCTTTTAAGCTTTATACCGAATCTGGAAGACGTCAGGCTTTTTCTAACGAAAGCGGGAGACTAATACCGGGAGAAAAAGCAGATTTCTTTGTTACAGAACAAGACATTTTTACTCTTCCAAAGGAAGAACTCTCAAAATTGTCTGTTTACATGACCGTGGTAAATGGCGAGATTGTTTACGCGCGCTCTGAATAG
- a CDS encoding rhomboid family intramembrane serine protease, with product MFPLRDTIPSEKKPYVMWTIILINVGVFLYELLLSDGELLLFMYRHGLVPSRYTKGYATLEPYYTYVLKLNRFNLFPFVTSIFLHGGWTHIIGNMWTLWVFGDNVEDRLGHFRFLLYYLSWGIAANLFQFLVAPISSTPIIGASGAIAGVMGAYLFFFPWSRILTFIPIFIIPFIIEIPAFIFLIIWFTIQFFNGTLSIVGANFSGVAWWAHIGGFLVGLYMAKRFETKYPGYWYR from the coding sequence ATGTTCCCTTTAAGAGACACAATTCCCAGTGAGAAAAAACCTTATGTGATGTGGACGATTATTCTGATAAATGTTGGGGTTTTTCTATACGAGTTACTCCTTTCAGACGGTGAACTTCTTCTCTTTATGTACAGACACGGTCTCGTTCCTTCAAGATACACCAAAGGTTACGCTACTTTGGAGCCTTATTACACATATGTCTTAAAGCTAAATCGATTTAACCTTTTTCCCTTCGTTACCTCGATTTTTTTACACGGAGGTTGGACCCATATAATCGGAAATATGTGGACACTGTGGGTCTTCGGAGATAATGTGGAAGATAGATTAGGACACTTCAGATTTCTACTCTACTACCTCTCATGGGGAATCGCTGCCAACCTGTTTCAATTTCTGGTGGCGCCCATATCATCTACCCCCATCATCGGCGCTTCAGGCGCAATCGCTGGTGTTATGGGAGCTTATCTGTTCTTTTTCCCATGGAGCAGGATCCTCACCTTTATTCCTATCTTCATAATCCCTTTCATAATCGAAATACCGGCATTCATCTTCCTAATCATATGGTTTACAATACAGTTTTTCAACGGGACCCTATCAATAGTCGGTGCTAACTTCTCTGGAGTTGCATGGTGGGCACACATTGGAGGCTTCCTTGTGGGTCTTTACATGGCCAAACGATTTGAGACAAAATATCCAGGATACTGGTATAGATAA
- a CDS encoding queuosine precursor transporter, with translation MFAFFSSLPNELLWFIFMMVDLSVAVVLFKFFKRDGLYMLIVGNIILANIQVVKLVELFGFTATLGNILYGSIFFATDILSEIYGKKEARRGVILGFASLLMMTLYMQFALYIKPIEEANAVQNALQTIFGIMPRIALGSLTAYLISQFHDVWAFHFWKKITSGKHLWLRNNLSTMVSQFIDSFVFVFIAFWGVFDFSIWWQVLWTTYIFKWIVAAIDTPFIYLAKWLWEKEVKA, from the coding sequence TTGTTTGCTTTTTTTAGTTCCCTTCCGAATGAACTACTATGGTTTATCTTCATGATGGTGGATTTATCCGTTGCAGTTGTGCTTTTTAAGTTTTTCAAGCGGGACGGCCTTTATATGCTAATTGTGGGCAATATCATTCTGGCAAATATACAGGTTGTAAAACTTGTCGAACTTTTTGGTTTCACCGCGACTCTTGGAAATATTTTGTATGGTTCAATTTTCTTTGCCACTGACATTCTCAGTGAAATCTATGGCAAGAAGGAAGCGAGAAGGGGTGTAATCCTTGGATTCGCATCACTTCTCATGATGACGCTGTACATGCAATTTGCACTTTACATAAAGCCAATTGAGGAGGCTAATGCGGTTCAAAATGCTCTCCAGACGATCTTCGGCATCATGCCGAGAATTGCTCTGGGAAGTCTCACAGCTTACCTTATATCTCAGTTTCATGATGTCTGGGCCTTTCATTTCTGGAAAAAGATTACTTCCGGGAAGCATTTGTGGTTGAGAAACAACCTTTCGACAATGGTCAGTCAGTTTATCGATTCTTTTGTGTTCGTTTTCATAGCTTTCTGGGGCGTTTTCGATTTCTCGATCTGGTGGCAGGTGCTATGGACAACATATATCTTCAAATGGATCGTTGCTGCTATCGATACGCCTTTCATATACCTTGCGAAATGGCTCTGGGAGAAAGAAGTTAAGGCTTAA
- a CDS encoding DUF4896 domain-containing protein: MSGKKLVGFVLILLILAVFNSFAVWSIMVLLSSGNYGLGIIMAILTVAIDFVVLNPKAYPYRYMIPAMILLFILTIYPMYYTLRTAFTNFGTGHLFTRQQVVQKLLTEYFYTPENPKEYDFSIFVNLKDYRPTDDFVILFTDTETGKQYIAPRPVSIQKDSEGNILQARGKMFIVERNLASIDGTLYRLVRSATDQIISITTDSGKKYLYFYSPKDETTKPNAPFYLRDIRGVWLKGAEFSNPEGLQVRLNPMTLYRNFATTERKYGLKTITILENGRAVQKDVVYNKQTGKTLVEKDGYFYDIDENGQQYIVDGYVSNVGFSNFIKMIKDPRINKPFLQVFTWTFTWAALSVLFTFTIGLALALVLNDPGMKGKKIYRTLLIIPWAIPAFISVLVWKNGMFNETYGIINRFIVQGLFGAEKPIKWLSDPLWAKAAVLIVNTWLGFPYMMTVSLGALQSIPGELYEAAAIDGANGRQRFWKITFPLLMVSVAPLLVGSFSFNFNNFVGIYLLTGGGPAIPGSSTPAGATDILISYTYKLAFEGRGQDFGFASAISILIFIIVGSFSWLNFKLSGAFEEVSR, encoded by the coding sequence GTGAGCGGAAAAAAACTCGTTGGGTTTGTTCTTATCCTGTTGATCTTAGCTGTTTTTAATTCTTTCGCGGTCTGGAGCATAATGGTTCTCCTATCGAGTGGAAATTACGGTCTTGGTATCATAATGGCCATTTTAACGGTGGCAATTGATTTTGTTGTCTTAAATCCCAAAGCTTATCCCTATCGATACATGATCCCTGCGATGATACTGTTATTCATTCTAACCATCTATCCAATGTACTACACGCTGAGAACGGCCTTCACAAATTTCGGAACAGGTCATTTGTTTACCCGTCAACAGGTGGTACAAAAGCTTCTAACCGAGTATTTTTATACTCCTGAAAATCCAAAAGAATATGATTTTTCCATCTTCGTGAACCTAAAAGACTACCGCCCTACAGACGACTTTGTGATTCTTTTTACCGATACCGAAACCGGTAAACAATACATTGCCCCTCGACCCGTTTCAATCCAGAAAGACAGCGAAGGAAATATTCTTCAAGCAAGAGGGAAAATGTTTATTGTCGAAAGGAATCTGGCCTCCATTGACGGTACTTTATATAGGCTTGTACGCTCTGCCACAGACCAGATCATTTCGATAACAACTGATTCCGGAAAGAAATATCTGTATTTCTACTCTCCTAAAGATGAAACGACCAAACCAAACGCCCCCTTCTATCTAAGGGATATCCGTGGTGTCTGGCTGAAGGGCGCAGAGTTTTCCAACCCTGAAGGTTTACAGGTCAGGCTAAATCCAATGACGCTCTACAGGAACTTCGCAACAACTGAAAGAAAATACGGGCTGAAAACCATCACCATCCTTGAGAATGGAAGAGCTGTGCAGAAAGATGTCGTTTACAACAAACAAACAGGGAAGACACTCGTAGAAAAGGACGGTTATTTTTACGATATAGATGAAAACGGGCAACAATACATCGTCGATGGATACGTATCTAATGTTGGGTTCTCCAACTTTATAAAGATGATAAAGGATCCAAGGATAAACAAACCCTTCCTTCAAGTATTCACCTGGACATTCACATGGGCTGCTTTGAGCGTTCTGTTCACATTTACAATAGGATTGGCACTTGCTTTGGTACTGAACGATCCAGGCATGAAAGGGAAAAAGATATACAGAACACTTCTCATAATTCCGTGGGCGATTCCAGCTTTTATATCCGTTCTTGTGTGGAAAAACGGCATGTTTAACGAAACCTACGGAATAATAAACCGTTTCATAGTTCAGGGATTGTTTGGCGCTGAAAAACCTATCAAATGGCTTAGTGATCCTCTCTGGGCGAAGGCCGCCGTTCTAATCGTCAACACATGGCTTGGATTCCCTTACATGATGACCGTATCTCTCGGCGCCTTACAGAGCATTCCCGGCGAGCTTTACGAAGCTGCCGCTATCGACGGAGCAAATGGAAGACAACGCTTCTGGAAAATAACCTTTCCATTGTTGATGGTATCTGTTGCCCCCTTGCTCGTTGGAAGTTTTTCCTTTAACTTCAATAACTTCGTTGGTATATACCTATTGACCGGTGGCGGTCCCGCGATTCCAGGAAGCTCTACCCCAGCCGGTGCTACCGACATCCTGATATCCTATACCTACAAACTCGCTTTCGAAGGTAGGGGCCAGGACTTTGGTTTCGCCAGCGCTATCTCTATCCTGATATTCATCATAGTAGGTAGTTTCAGCTGGTTGAATTTCAAACTTTCAGGCGCATTCGAAGAGGTGAGCAGATAA